One segment of Moorella sp. E308F DNA contains the following:
- a CDS encoding chemotaxis protein CheC: MEPWDKLNALHLDALKEIGNIGAGNAATALASMLGSRIQMTVPRAGVLPLQEITALAGNEEDPVACVEFTVNGPAPSKIFFLLDEPSAYLLIDLLLGKPQGTTRVLDEMGSSVLTELGNILTGSFLNAFAEFCRLEFKPTVPAFAFDMLGAVLSSAFLEGGYFSDRALVIETRFYSESVTISGHFFLVPENAGLEKILQSLGLQLG; the protein is encoded by the coding sequence ATGGAACCCTGGGATAAACTCAATGCTCTCCACCTGGATGCCCTGAAGGAAATAGGCAACATTGGCGCCGGCAACGCCGCCACGGCCCTGGCCAGTATGCTGGGCAGCCGCATCCAAATGACCGTCCCCCGGGCCGGGGTATTACCCCTGCAGGAAATAACGGCCCTGGCCGGTAATGAGGAAGATCCTGTTGCCTGCGTCGAATTTACCGTTAATGGCCCGGCGCCCAGCAAGATATTTTTTCTCCTAGATGAGCCCAGCGCTTACCTGTTAATCGATCTTTTACTGGGTAAGCCCCAGGGTACCACCAGGGTACTGGATGAGATGGGGAGTTCCGTCCTGACTGAACTAGGTAATATCTTAACAGGCTCTTTTTTAAATGCTTTTGCCGAATTTTGCCGCCTGGAGTTTAAGCCTACTGTGCCTGCCTTTGCCTTCGACATGCTGGGGGCCGTGTTAAGCTCGGCCTTCCTGGAAGGGGGGTATTTTTCCGACCGCGCCCTGGTCATCGAAACCAGGTTTTACAGCGAGTCCGTTACCATCAGCGGCCATTTCTTCCTTGTTCCTGAAAACGCGGGTCTGGAGAAGATCCTGCAATCTTTAGGCCTGCAGCTGGGCTGA
- a CDS encoding Na/Pi cotransporter family protein, with translation MLFPLLQFAAGVSLLLLGVQLLRRGLVALGRSYLEIMIRRATATPWQGFIWGTLATALVQSSTAVTVLTVGLVDGGAISFYQSLGVILGANVGTCVTVQFLSLNLSKITLPLLVVGIPLILVPSSRAAGTACAGTGLIFFSLDLMTSSLLPFRDSPALLGLLSIAAASPWQGILAGTLLTGLLHSSSVVAGMAMVLAGHGVLPPSGALHIVLGANIGTCLTALIAALFSSRAAKRTALAHLVINVTGAILCLPFLPLILQLLTWLTPDLPRQVAHFHTLFNLVSSLAALPFTSLLARLLETLLPG, from the coding sequence ATGCTCTTCCCTCTCCTGCAGTTTGCCGCCGGCGTAAGTCTCCTCCTCCTGGGGGTGCAGCTGCTGCGCCGGGGTCTGGTGGCCCTGGGCCGTTCATACCTGGAAATTATGATCCGCCGGGCAACAGCTACGCCCTGGCAGGGCTTCATCTGGGGAACGCTGGCTACCGCCCTGGTCCAGTCCAGCACGGCCGTCACCGTCCTCACCGTGGGGCTGGTAGACGGCGGCGCTATTTCCTTCTATCAAAGCCTGGGGGTAATCCTGGGGGCCAATGTCGGCACCTGTGTTACTGTCCAGTTCCTGTCCCTGAACTTAAGTAAAATTACCCTGCCGCTTTTAGTCGTCGGCATCCCTTTAATTCTAGTCCCCTCCAGCCGGGCTGCCGGGACGGCCTGCGCTGGCACAGGTTTAATCTTCTTCAGCCTGGACCTTATGACTTCCTCTCTCCTGCCTTTTAGGGACAGCCCTGCCCTCCTTGGGCTTTTAAGCATCGCTGCCGCCAGCCCCTGGCAGGGGATCCTGGCGGGAACCCTGCTTACCGGCTTACTCCACTCCAGTAGCGTCGTTGCGGGTATGGCCATGGTCCTGGCCGGCCACGGCGTCCTGCCACCCTCGGGAGCCCTGCATATTGTCCTGGGGGCCAATATCGGCACCTGCCTGACGGCTCTCATTGCCGCCCTCTTTTCCTCCCGGGCGGCCAAAAGGACGGCCCTGGCCCACCTCGTGATCAATGTCACCGGAGCCATCCTCTGCCTGCCCTTCCTGCCCCTAATACTCCAGCTTCTTACCTGGCTCACGCCCGACCTGCCCCGCCAGGTAGCCCACTTCCACACCCTGTTTAACCTGGTCTCTTCCCTGGCTGCCCTGCCCTTTACCAGCCTTCTGGCCAGGCTACTGGAGACATTGCTGCCGGGCTAA
- a CDS encoding response regulator, producing the protein MGKKVLVVDDAAFMRMMIKDILLKNGYEIAGEAENGKKAVAMYQELRPDVVTMDITMPEMDGIAAVKAIKQIDPNARIIMCSAMGQQLMVMEAIQAGARDFIVKPFQQDRVLQALEKVLA; encoded by the coding sequence ATGGGAAAGAAAGTGTTAGTAGTAGACGATGCCGCCTTCATGCGCATGATGATTAAGGACATTCTTTTAAAAAATGGTTATGAAATAGCCGGGGAAGCAGAAAACGGGAAAAAGGCCGTAGCCATGTACCAGGAACTCCGCCCCGATGTAGTCACCATGGATATCACCATGCCGGAAATGGACGGCATTGCCGCCGTGAAGGCCATCAAGCAGATTGACCCCAATGCCAGGATAATCATGTGCAGTGCCATGGGCCAGCAGTTGATGGTCATGGAAGCTATCCAGGCCGGGGCCAGGGACTTTATCGTCAAACCTTTCCAGCAGGACCGCGTCCTCCAGGCTCTGGAAAAGGTCCTGGCGTGA
- a CDS encoding chemotaxis protein CheD produces the protein MAAEIKPEEVKVGIAEWQVARAPGRLVTLGLGSCVGIALYDPTSQIGGLAHIMLPDSSQFQAGGNRAKFADLALPDMLTEMLRRGARRNKVVAKIAGGAQMFTSGDRHLSFLNIGQRNTAMVRQTLQNLGIPITGTDTGGNFGRTMIFDLLNGEVHIRTIGRPLKKI, from the coding sequence ATGGCGGCAGAAATCAAACCAGAAGAGGTTAAAGTTGGCATAGCCGAGTGGCAGGTAGCCCGTGCCCCGGGGCGCCTGGTCACCCTTGGCCTGGGTTCCTGCGTGGGAATTGCCCTTTATGATCCTACCAGCCAGATAGGGGGGCTGGCCCACATTATGCTGCCCGACAGCAGCCAGTTCCAGGCCGGGGGCAACCGGGCCAAATTTGCCGACCTGGCCCTGCCGGACATGCTGACCGAGATGCTCCGCCGCGGCGCCAGGCGTAACAAGGTGGTAGCAAAAATAGCGGGGGGCGCCCAGATGTTTACTTCCGGCGACCGGCACCTTTCCTTTTTAAATATAGGCCAGCGCAATACGGCCATGGTCCGGCAGACGTTACAGAATCTGGGTATTCCCATTACTGGCACTGATACGGGCGGTAATTTCGGCCGCACCATGATCTTTGACCTGCTGAATGGCGAAGTACATATTCGCACCATCGGACGGCCTTTAAAGAAAATATAA
- a CDS encoding flagellar hook-basal body protein, translating to MLRGLYLSATGMVVQELRQDVITNNLANAATNGFKVETATIQSFPEMLLQRLEKGRVTPLGYFSPGVMVDRIHTNYTPGPLEETGRATDLALVDTAGSTPPAFFTVQAGGTEAYTRGGSFQVDAYGFLVTPEGYPVQGEYGAVYVGTTNFKVDSGGQVLVNGQVVDRLRIVTFDAQTLPLLQRQGNNLFTAPQGVQPLLAANFQVRQGWLEKANVNVAREMVDMLAVLRSYEANQKAIQAADQTLGKSVNEVGSLR from the coding sequence TTGTTAAGGGGTTTATATCTTTCCGCTACCGGCATGGTGGTCCAGGAACTGCGCCAGGATGTCATAACCAACAACCTGGCCAACGCCGCGACGAACGGCTTTAAGGTCGAGACGGCGACCATCCAGTCCTTTCCCGAGATGCTCCTCCAGCGCCTGGAAAAGGGCCGTGTCACCCCGTTAGGCTACTTTAGCCCCGGGGTTATGGTCGACCGCATTCACACCAACTATACCCCCGGGCCCCTGGAAGAAACCGGCCGGGCCACGGACCTTGCCCTTGTGGATACTGCAGGGAGCACGCCGCCGGCTTTCTTCACCGTCCAGGCAGGGGGTACCGAGGCCTATACCCGCGGCGGTTCTTTCCAGGTAGATGCCTACGGCTTTTTAGTTACCCCGGAAGGCTACCCCGTCCAGGGAGAGTACGGCGCCGTCTACGTAGGCACGACCAACTTTAAGGTTGATAGCGGCGGTCAGGTATTGGTTAACGGTCAGGTTGTCGATCGGCTACGGATTGTAACTTTTGATGCGCAAACCTTACCCCTGCTCCAACGCCAGGGCAACAATCTTTTTACAGCCCCCCAGGGGGTGCAGCCACTGCTGGCTGCTAATTTCCAGGTCAGGCAGGGGTGGCTGGAGAAGGCCAATGTCAACGTCGCCCGGGAAATGGTGGATATGCTGGCCGTCTTGAGGAGCTATGAGGCCAACCAGAAGGCCATCCAGGCCGCCGACCAGACCCTAGGCAAGAGCGTCAACGAAGTAGGGAGTTTACGGTAG
- the fliY gene encoding flagellar motor switch phosphatase FliY — MADFLSQEEIDALLNGKLEPPAEEATLTDMEKDALGEIGNISMGSAATALSQILNKRVLITTPTTKIMTPAELLASFQVPYILVEVNFTEGLQGSNLLIMKVSDAAIIADLMMGGSGRDVQPELDEIKSSAVAEAMNQMIGSAATSMATIFRRSVKISPPRLTAVHFGSESYTFPWSEDQAIAIVYFKMEIEDLIDSQIMQVIPVEVAKAEVAMLMNPQAPEAEPAGKDTPPALETMPGSQTTGQAAAPVTPVAASAAEKSGNGATAASPAASVPPAPDPNEHRGQVYGTPARNIDLILDVPLDVEVILGTAMKRIRDILNLAPGAIIELDRLVEEPVQIAVNGTPIARGEVVVVNENFGVRITHIMDPYERINHLRQ; from the coding sequence ATGGCCGACTTCTTGTCCCAGGAGGAAATCGACGCCCTGTTAAACGGCAAGTTGGAACCACCAGCAGAAGAAGCAACTTTAACGGACATGGAAAAGGACGCTCTGGGCGAAATTGGCAATATTTCCATGGGCAGCGCGGCCACAGCCCTGTCGCAAATCCTGAATAAACGCGTCCTGATCACGACGCCGACTACTAAAATAATGACGCCGGCGGAACTTTTAGCTTCTTTCCAAGTGCCCTATATCCTGGTGGAAGTCAACTTCACCGAGGGCCTGCAAGGGTCCAACCTGCTGATCATGAAAGTCAGCGATGCTGCCATTATTGCCGACTTAATGATGGGCGGCAGCGGCCGGGATGTCCAGCCGGAACTGGATGAAATTAAGAGCAGCGCCGTGGCGGAAGCCATGAACCAGATGATCGGCAGCGCGGCCACTTCCATGGCCACCATCTTTCGACGCAGCGTCAAAATCAGCCCGCCCCGGTTGACAGCCGTACATTTTGGAAGTGAAAGCTACACATTTCCCTGGTCTGAGGACCAGGCAATAGCAATAGTATATTTTAAAATGGAAATTGAGGACCTGATTGACAGCCAGATCATGCAGGTCATACCGGTGGAAGTAGCTAAAGCTGAAGTGGCTATGCTTATGAACCCCCAGGCACCGGAAGCAGAACCGGCCGGGAAGGATACTCCTCCGGCTTTGGAAACCATGCCTGGTAGCCAGACAACGGGCCAGGCCGCTGCCCCCGTCACCCCGGTAGCTGCATCGGCGGCAGAGAAATCCGGAAATGGAGCAACCGCCGCATCCCCGGCAGCATCGGTACCCCCGGCTCCGGATCCCAATGAGCATCGTGGGCAGGTGTATGGTACGCCGGCGCGGAATATTGACCTGATCCTGGACGTACCCCTGGATGTGGAGGTCATCCTGGGGACGGCCATGAAGCGTATCCGGGATATTTTAAACCTGGCCCCGGGCGCCATAATCGAACTGGACCGCCTGGTGGAAGAGCCGGTGCAAATAGCCGTTAACGGTACCCCCATTGCCCGGGGAGAAGTAGTTGTCGTCAACGAAAATTTTGGCGTGCGGATTACTCACATTATGGATCCCTATGAACGCATTAACCATTTGCGGCAATAG
- a CDS encoding small, acid-soluble spore protein, alpha/beta type yields MARRRGVMSDALKYELARELGVYDTVVREGWGGVPSRQCGNLVRLAIEKAEQLVMQNQL; encoded by the coding sequence ATGGCCAGAAGGCGCGGGGTTATGTCCGATGCTCTCAAGTATGAACTGGCCCGGGAGCTGGGTGTATACGACACCGTGGTCAGGGAGGGATGGGGCGGCGTACCATCCCGACAGTGCGGCAACCTGGTCCGACTAGCCATTGAAAAAGCTGAACAGTTGGTTATGCAAAACCAGTTGTAG
- the fliM gene encoding flagellar motor switch protein FliM, with the protein MAEVLSQAEIDALLQALTSGEVQAETIKDEATSKVKKYDFRRPNKFSKEQLRTLYMIHENYGRMVANFLSAYLRANIQVKIVSVEQMTYEDFILSLPTPTLMNVFTLEPLKGSAVLQANMNFIFPIIDLLFGGRGEMLASKRDLTEIELHVLRRLNSRILEQLSYSWSDIQNFSPKLETMETNPQFTQAISPNETVAVITLSTTVGQNEGLLNLCLPYMLLEPVISRLSASHWFAAPSEGEARPDYRAVVEQILAGVPVELIAYCGRTRLPVRDFIQLQVGDVITLEKVVGEDLELYVDGHLKFKVQPGVVGQKIAVQVTEVV; encoded by the coding sequence ATGGCCGAGGTCTTATCCCAGGCGGAGATTGATGCCCTGCTGCAGGCCCTCACCAGCGGGGAAGTCCAGGCGGAAACCATCAAGGATGAGGCGACGTCTAAAGTTAAAAAATACGACTTCCGCCGGCCCAATAAATTTTCCAAAGAACAGCTACGTACCCTGTATATGATTCACGAGAATTACGGCCGCATGGTGGCCAACTTCCTGTCGGCTTACCTCCGGGCCAACATCCAGGTAAAGATTGTTTCGGTGGAGCAGATGACCTATGAAGATTTTATTCTTTCCCTGCCGACGCCGACCTTGATGAATGTCTTTACCCTGGAGCCCTTGAAGGGATCAGCCGTCCTGCAGGCCAACATGAATTTTATCTTTCCTATTATAGACCTCCTCTTTGGCGGCCGAGGAGAAATGCTGGCGTCCAAGAGGGACCTGACGGAGATCGAACTCCATGTCCTGCGGCGGTTAAATAGCCGTATCCTGGAACAGTTGAGCTATTCCTGGTCGGATATCCAAAATTTTTCACCTAAACTAGAAACCATGGAAACCAATCCCCAGTTTACCCAGGCCATTTCTCCCAACGAGACGGTGGCCGTCATTACCTTAAGCACAACGGTCGGCCAGAATGAAGGCCTGTTAAACCTGTGCCTGCCCTACATGCTCCTGGAACCGGTTATTTCCCGCCTGTCGGCCAGCCACTGGTTTGCTGCTCCCAGTGAAGGGGAAGCCAGGCCCGATTACCGGGCCGTGGTGGAACAAATCCTGGCCGGAGTACCGGTGGAGTTAATTGCCTACTGCGGCCGTACCCGGCTGCCGGTGCGAGATTTTATCCAGCTCCAGGTAGGGGATGTCATTACCCTGGAAAAAGTGGTGGGCGAAGACCTGGAACTTTACGTTGACGGTCATCTCAAGTTTAAGGTCCAGCCTGGGGTTGTGGGCCAGAAGATTGCCGTCCAGGTAACGGAGGTGGTATAA
- a CDS encoding CheR family methyltransferase, whose translation MDFAEFKRQVHRRLGLYLDGYKEPQLKRRIDSLMSQLKVPDYATYLRLLSEDNQQWQRFIDKITINVSEFFRNPEIFARLEKEVLPALLGRHKSLKVWSAACADGPEPYSVAILLDELAPAGRHQIDATDIDTSALAAARRGVYPGRAVQAVTRERLERYFRREGDNFCLQEKIKRMVNFRQHDLLKDPFGSGYHLILCRNVVIYFTSATQNELYRRFYQALAPGGVLFIGATESLFQYRELGFTKIAPWFYRRPEA comes from the coding sequence ATGGACTTTGCCGAATTCAAGCGCCAGGTTCACCGGCGCTTAGGCCTTTACCTTGACGGTTACAAAGAGCCCCAGCTCAAAAGACGCATTGACAGCCTGATGTCCCAGCTTAAGGTACCGGATTACGCCACTTACCTGCGCCTCTTGAGCGAGGACAACCAGCAGTGGCAGCGCTTTATCGATAAAATTACCATTAACGTCTCGGAGTTTTTTCGCAACCCGGAAATTTTTGCCCGGCTGGAAAAAGAGGTCCTGCCGGCTTTACTGGGCCGCCACAAAAGCCTCAAGGTCTGGAGTGCCGCCTGCGCCGACGGGCCGGAGCCCTACTCGGTAGCCATTTTATTGGACGAGCTGGCACCAGCCGGCCGCCACCAGATTGACGCTACCGATATTGATACCAGCGCTCTGGCCGCCGCGCGCCGGGGGGTATATCCCGGCCGGGCGGTCCAGGCAGTTACCCGGGAACGGCTGGAACGCTATTTTCGCCGGGAAGGCGATAATTTTTGCCTCCAGGAAAAAATTAAACGCATGGTTAATTTCCGTCAGCACGACCTATTAAAAGATCCCTTTGGCAGTGGTTATCACCTGATCCTGTGCCGCAATGTTGTCATTTATTTTACCTCCGCTACGCAGAATGAGCTTTATCGCCGGTTTTACCAGGCTCTGGCGCCGGGAGGCGTCCTGTTTATCGGGGCTACCGAGAGCCTGTTTCAATACCGGGAACTTGGCTTTACCAAAATCGCACCATGGTTTTACCGCCGCCCTGAGGCTTAA
- a CDS encoding CoB--CoM heterodisulfide reductase iron-sulfur subunit B family protein has translation MKYAYYPGCSLEATAKEYNQSAKIVARHLGVELWEIPDWSCCGATAAHNNDHLLSLALPARNLALAEAEGLDVAVPCAACFNRLRAAEAAVRESESMRTTISEIIGRDYRATNRTRALLDVMVNEVGLEKIKEQVVKPLTGLKLAAYYGCLLVRPPKLTAFDDPEDPTTMDHLIQALGGEAVSWSYKTECCGGSLATARTDIGVRMIFQILRHARDAGAEGIVTACPLCFLNLDMRQNQAAASHGEQINLPIFYFTELMGIALGYAPKDLGLTTHFVNPVPMLEARDILRHPATRRETA, from the coding sequence TTGAAATACGCCTATTATCCCGGCTGTTCCCTGGAGGCTACGGCCAAAGAATATAACCAGTCGGCTAAAATAGTGGCCAGACACCTGGGGGTGGAGCTGTGGGAGATCCCCGACTGGAGCTGCTGTGGTGCTACTGCCGCCCACAATAACGACCACCTCCTGTCCCTGGCCCTGCCGGCCCGCAATCTCGCCCTGGCCGAAGCCGAGGGCCTGGATGTTGCCGTGCCCTGCGCCGCCTGTTTTAACCGCCTGCGGGCTGCCGAGGCCGCCGTGCGGGAGTCGGAAAGCATGCGGACGACCATCAGTGAAATCATCGGCCGGGATTACCGGGCTACTAATAGGACACGGGCCTTGCTGGACGTTATGGTCAATGAGGTCGGCCTGGAGAAGATCAAGGAACAGGTGGTCAAGCCCCTGACGGGGCTGAAACTAGCGGCCTATTACGGCTGCCTCCTGGTCCGGCCGCCTAAACTTACGGCTTTTGACGACCCGGAAGATCCCACGACCATGGACCACCTTATTCAAGCCCTGGGCGGCGAGGCCGTCAGCTGGTCCTACAAGACCGAGTGCTGCGGCGGGAGTCTCGCCACCGCGCGGACGGATATCGGAGTGCGGATGATCTTTCAGATCCTGCGCCATGCCCGGGACGCCGGGGCAGAAGGTATCGTAACGGCCTGCCCCCTGTGCTTCTTAAACCTGGACATGCGGCAGAATCAAGCCGCCGCATCCCATGGCGAGCAGATCAATTTGCCCATCTTTTACTTCACCGAACTGATGGGTATAGCCTTGGGCTACGCGCCTAAAGACCTGGGACTGACCACCCACTTTGTTAACCCGGTCCCAATGCTTGAGGCCAGGGACATCCTGCGGCATCCTGCCACAAGGAGGGAAACGGCATGA
- the flgG gene encoding flagellar basal-body rod protein FlgG: MIGALWRGASGMLAQQLSVDSLANDLANVNTTGYKQDRVEFADLVYRPVQEGGMPVDRPQAPAAAPSLGAGVKVAAIAKDFSQGTLVNTGDPLSLAIQGEGFFAVYGPGGERFLTRDGNFHRDGDGYLVNAGGYYLDVPFTLPAGAEKITITGDGTVTATINGETWFLGEINLYNVPNPAGLEAAGDNLFRETTASGTAAAGRPGTAGLGIIRSGYLEAANVDLAATMTRMILAQRAYELNSRAVRVADEMWGLANNLRR, translated from the coding sequence ATGATTGGCGCACTCTGGCGCGGGGCCAGCGGTATGCTGGCGCAGCAGCTTTCGGTAGACAGCCTGGCCAATGATCTGGCCAATGTTAATACCACCGGCTACAAGCAGGACCGGGTGGAATTTGCCGACCTGGTCTACCGTCCGGTCCAGGAAGGCGGCATGCCCGTCGACCGACCCCAGGCGCCGGCAGCAGCACCGTCCCTGGGCGCAGGAGTAAAAGTGGCTGCCATAGCAAAGGACTTTAGCCAGGGAACCCTGGTGAATACCGGCGACCCTTTAAGCCTTGCCATCCAGGGGGAAGGATTTTTTGCCGTTTATGGACCGGGCGGGGAACGGTTCCTTACCCGGGACGGCAACTTTCACCGCGACGGTGACGGCTATCTGGTCAACGCCGGCGGCTACTACCTGGATGTCCCCTTTACCCTGCCGGCCGGGGCGGAAAAGATCACTATTACCGGTGATGGCACGGTAACGGCGACAATTAACGGGGAAACCTGGTTTCTGGGAGAGATCAACCTCTATAACGTCCCCAATCCAGCCGGGTTGGAAGCCGCTGGCGACAACCTTTTCCGGGAAACGACCGCCAGCGGGACGGCAGCTGCCGGCAGGCCCGGGACGGCAGGCCTGGGCATTATCCGTTCCGGTTACCTGGAGGCGGCCAACGTCGACCTGGCAGCAACTATGACCAGAATGATCCTGGCCCAGCGAGCCTACGAGCTGAATTCCCGTGCCGTACGGGTTGCCGATGAAATGTGGGGCCTGGCCAATAACCTGCGGCGCTAA
- a CDS encoding 4Fe-4S dicluster domain-containing protein, translating to MERVELAGALRESQALKKQVEAASGVSLSDCYQCGKCSAGCPVAAWMDYTPRQVIRLLQLGLGEDALKSHTPWLCACCQACYTRCPREVNLPRLMEAVRQEARRRGMINEKKVDIFDQAFLSSLERYGRAHEMGLIIQYNLQSGQPFKDALLAPPLLLKGKISPIPAKIKNIAEVKNIFARVRAKGGGRH from the coding sequence ATGGAACGGGTGGAATTAGCCGGTGCTTTACGGGAAAGCCAGGCTCTAAAGAAACAGGTAGAAGCCGCCAGCGGCGTCTCTTTAAGCGACTGCTACCAGTGCGGCAAGTGTTCCGCCGGCTGCCCGGTAGCCGCATGGATGGACTACACGCCGCGGCAGGTTATCCGTCTGCTGCAACTGGGCCTGGGGGAAGACGCGCTGAAAAGCCATACCCCCTGGCTCTGCGCCTGTTGCCAGGCCTGTTACACCCGCTGCCCCCGAGAAGTCAACCTGCCGCGGTTGATGGAAGCGGTACGCCAGGAAGCTCGCCGCCGGGGGATGATTAACGAGAAAAAGGTGGATATTTTTGACCAGGCTTTCTTAAGCAGCTTGGAACGTTACGGCCGCGCCCACGAGATGGGGCTCATAATCCAGTACAACCTGCAGTCAGGTCAGCCCTTTAAGGATGCCCTGCTGGCGCCGCCCTTGCTGTTGAAGGGTAAAATCAGTCCTATACCAGCGAAGATCAAGAACATCGCCGAGGTGAAGAACATCTTCGCCCGAGTGCGGGCTAAAGGAGGTGGCCGGCATTGA
- a CDS encoding zinc ribbon domain-containing protein: MLYCSRCGQALPPGWRFCPECLPDPVKESPRRETNLCLLLGNFSLAHQRPQLAALFYRAALEIDRDNWKAYFNLGCQAWQQGDVKRALTFWEASLKLNPDNYLAHFNLGTYFLYNRNLRAARYHLTRVRRLKPGYLEGRINLGTTYLLLGLLEASRREYNFVLERVPDHEGARRGLALVNKIAAAGCPSKRRSSTQLHVE, translated from the coding sequence ATGCTTTACTGTTCCCGGTGCGGGCAAGCCCTGCCCCCGGGATGGCGATTCTGTCCTGAGTGTCTTCCTGATCCCGTTAAAGAAAGCCCCCGGCGCGAAACTAACCTCTGCCTGCTCCTGGGCAATTTTTCTCTGGCGCACCAGCGTCCCCAGCTGGCCGCCCTTTTCTACCGCGCCGCCCTTGAGATAGACCGGGACAACTGGAAAGCCTATTTCAACCTGGGATGCCAGGCCTGGCAGCAGGGTGATGTCAAACGTGCCCTTACTTTTTGGGAAGCGAGTCTCAAATTAAACCCTGACAATTACTTGGCCCATTTTAATCTGGGAACATATTTCCTCTACAACCGCAATTTAAGGGCCGCCCGCTACCACCTGACCCGGGTACGCCGGCTTAAACCCGGCTACCTGGAGGGCCGCATCAACCTGGGTACTACCTACCTGCTCCTGGGTCTTTTAGAAGCATCAAGGCGGGAATATAACTTTGTCCTGGAACGGGTTCCCGATCATGAAGGTGCCCGGCGCGGCCTGGCCCTGGTTAACAAGATTGCAGCAGCCGGGTGCCCGTCAAAGCGGCGGTCCAGCACCCAGCTGCATGTCGAGTGA
- a CDS encoding geranylgeranyl reductase family protein, whose protein sequence is MKYDVIICGAGPAGSTCGRMLARRGLKVLLLDKARFPRYKPCGGGLTGKALRELEPGWEKLKEDSTREVIFYHRQEKPISITYQQPVIQMVSREKLDAWLLEQAAAAGATVRDGYKVTAVAETATGVTVSGEDGSIIQGDFLVGADGARSLVRKSLPFNTGTAAGVTLECEIPVDEGVLAAYRGRVHLSYGGIPAGYGWIFPKGDHLSVGIGSFTRQVKGLQRYFYDFCRGLGLKIPEGIRCRGAVIPAASGKAGTLHTGRTVLAGDAAGLVDPFSGEGIYYALRSGRLAAEAISAALAGQEGLENYTRKIHAEIMPPLGYAWRIARVVYALTPVVHRLVTANPEVARRLVDVLFGGDTYEDLWQYLVKRYAIFRLAR, encoded by the coding sequence GTGAAGTATGATGTCATAATCTGCGGTGCCGGGCCGGCAGGCAGTACCTGCGGCCGCATGCTGGCCCGCCGGGGACTTAAGGTTTTACTTTTAGATAAGGCCAGATTTCCCCGCTATAAACCCTGCGGTGGCGGTTTAACCGGCAAAGCGTTGCGGGAACTGGAACCGGGCTGGGAAAAATTAAAGGAAGATAGCACCCGGGAAGTTATTTTTTACCATCGCCAGGAGAAGCCCATTAGCATAACTTACCAGCAGCCGGTCATTCAAATGGTAAGCAGGGAGAAACTCGATGCCTGGTTGCTGGAGCAGGCGGCCGCCGCCGGGGCCACAGTCCGTGACGGCTATAAGGTAACGGCCGTGGCCGAAACGGCGACCGGGGTGACAGTCTCCGGGGAAGACGGTAGTATCATCCAGGGCGATTTCCTGGTCGGGGCTGATGGGGCCAGGAGCCTGGTGCGTAAGAGCCTCCCCTTTAATACCGGGACGGCTGCCGGTGTGACCTTGGAATGCGAGATTCCGGTTGACGAGGGGGTCCTGGCTGCCTACCGGGGCCGGGTGCATTTGAGCTACGGCGGCATCCCGGCCGGGTATGGCTGGATATTTCCCAAGGGGGACCACCTATCGGTGGGGATTGGCTCTTTTACCCGGCAGGTGAAGGGCCTGCAGCGCTATTTTTATGACTTCTGCCGGGGCCTGGGGCTGAAAATACCGGAGGGGATACGCTGCCGCGGTGCCGTTATTCCGGCCGCCAGCGGTAAGGCCGGTACTTTACATACGGGCAGGACGGTGCTGGCCGGTGACGCCGCCGGGTTGGTGGATCCCTTTTCCGGGGAAGGCATTTACTATGCTTTAAGGAGCGGCCGCCTGGCGGCAGAGGCGATTTCAGCCGCCCTGGCCGGCCAGGAGGGTCTGGAAAATTATACAAGGAAAATTCACGCCGAGATAATGCCACCCCTAGGCTATGCCTGGCGTATTGCCAGGGTAGTCTATGCCCTGACGCCGGTGGTGCACCGGCTGGTGACGGCCAACCCGGAGGTGGCCCGGCGCCTGGTGGATGTCCTTTTCGGCGGGGATACTTATGAAGACCTCTGGCAGTACCTTGTAAAGCGTTACGCCATCTTTCGTCTGGCCCGGTAA